The Syntrophorhabdaceae bacterium region AGTCCCGTGCCCTCGATGGTTTTATTGAAGACATTCATGGCGCTGTCGCGACTCACCGAGCCTATTCTCATGTTGCCGTAGCAGTAAAGCTCGCCGTCGACCAGGATAACGCCCTGAGCGCTTACTGAACCCACATCGATGCCGCACGTCACGTATCTACCCTGCTTCCAATCAAGCTCGGGATTGGTCCATCGTGATTCGGGCCACCTCCAGAATTCTCTCTCTTCCGCCATGTCTTAATTCCTCCGGCTTCCTATCATGCCGCGGCAACGGCGGCGCCTATGGCGCCGATAAACTGCGGATCCGTGGGAACAGCAATTGTGATGTTCAATTCTCTCTCAATCGCCTTGATGAAACCCTTGTTAAGCGCCACACCGCCGATCAGGGCCACTTCCTTTTCGATGCCTACCCTTCTCATCATTGATATGGTCCTGTCTGCGATGGCGGCGAGCACCGCCCGGACGATATCCGCCCTGGCTACCTCAGAGTGGATCAGGGAGACGAGTTCCGATTCCGCGAAAACCGCGCATTGAGCGTTCATGATAATCTCTTTTGTGGCCTGCTCAGAGAGCGCTGCCATATCTTCAACTTTCGTTTCAAGCGCCCGCGCAATTGTCTCTATGAATATACCGGTGCCTGCCGCGCACTTATCGTTGATTGCAAAGTCTACCACATTGCCCTGTTCATTGATTCGGACCGCCCGGCCTTCCTCCGCGCCCACATCGACCACGGTGCGAACCTGAGGCATCATGAATCTCACACCCTGTGCGTCGGCGCTCACTTCCGTAACCTCTCCTTGAGCGAAATCGCAGAGCTTCTTGCCTACGCCGGTTGCGAGTATTTTCTCGACCTCAGCCCGTGTGAGTCCGGCAACGCTTAATGCCTGATCGTAGGCCTTGCCGCAGGCCTCTTTTGCGTCTATACCCGTAGGCACTATGGATTTTCCGATAACCGCGCCGTCTTTTATAATGACCGCTTTTACGTTTTTTGCGCCGCTATCTATGCCTGCCGATATCATCATGCCTCCCTACGATGGCTAGATTCGCCGAATTCCCGTAAAGACCTCAGGCTGTAGTTTAGCATAACATGCTTCAACTTCCAACCTTGTCAAACGAAGAATTAAAGCGGGTCTTGATCGAGATATCT contains the following coding sequences:
- a CDS encoding acyl-CoA dehydratase activase, whose amino-acid sequence is MMISAGIDSGAKNVKAVIIKDGAVIGKSIVPTGIDAKEACGKAYDQALSVAGLTRAEVEKILATGVGKKLCDFAQGEVTEVSADAQGVRFMMPQVRTVVDVGAEEGRAVRINEQGNVVDFAINDKCAAGTGIFIETIARALETKVEDMAALSEQATKEIIMNAQCAVFAESELVSLIHSEVARADIVRAVLAAIADRTISMMRRVGIEKEVALIGGVALNKGFIKAIERELNITIAVPTDPQFIGAIGAAVAAA